Proteins encoded in a region of the Tripterygium wilfordii isolate XIE 37 chromosome 21, ASM1340144v1, whole genome shotgun sequence genome:
- the LOC119988292 gene encoding uncharacterized protein LOC119988292, whose product MQSVTADISHFSSYIKTKPNPLLHQTPKQNQAKSREISIQNMTILKTHFSFFSVLALLGLILILSDSTLVHGQQCHGDLQGLISQCATYVFRAGPKRDPSQGCCNVVKTIDIGCACKYITRDIEQIIDMEKVVHVAEFCGMSVSHGMKCGTYTVP is encoded by the exons ATGCAAAGTGTCACTGCTGATATTTCTCACTTCTCCTCCTATATAAAGACCAAACCAAACCCCCTCTTACACCAGACACCCAAACAAAATCAAGCAAAAAGCAGAGAAATTTCAATACAAAACATGACAATCTTGAAAACCCATTTCAGTTTTTTCTCTGTTCTTGCTCTGCTTGGGTTAATTCTGATACTCAGTGACTCTACTCTGGTCCATGGCCAACAGTGCCATGGTGACTTGCAGGGTCTAATCTCACAATGTGCTACCTATGTTTTCAGAGCCGGGCCGAAAAGGGATCCTTCGCAAGGTTGTTGCAATGTAGTCAAGACTATTGACATAGGTTGTGCCTGCAAGTACATTACAAGGGACATTGAGCAGATAATTGACATGGAGAAAGTTGTTCATGTTGCAGAGTTCTGTGGCATGTCTGTTAGTCATGGAATGAAATGTGGAA CTTATACAGTCCCATGA